From a region of the Kaistia sp. 32K genome:
- a CDS encoding GlsB/YeaQ/YmgE family stress response membrane protein, translated as MDTKTILIWVAIGLVAGWLASIVVGGGGFIRNIITGLIGAVVGGFLVSHFNVPVNLGNEFVNQIVIAAGGAVIVVFLARLIA; from the coding sequence ATGGATACGAAAACAATCCTGATCTGGGTCGCCATCGGCCTGGTCGCAGGCTGGCTCGCCAGCATCGTCGTCGGTGGCGGCGGCTTCATCCGCAACATCATCACGGGGCTGATCGGCGCCGTGGTGGGCGGTTTTCTGGTCAGCCACTTCAACGTGCCGGTCAATCTCGGCAATGAATTCGTCAACCAGATCGTCATCGCGGCCGGCGGCGCTGTCATCGTCGTGTTCCTGGCGCGGTTGATTGCATGA
- a CDS encoding GlsB/YeaQ/YmgE family stress response membrane protein, which translates to MNGVGIFATIIIGILAGWIASRAMERRQGLILNLIVGLVGAWIGAALAAAFNIHFAGFVGSLVVSTVGAIVLLFLLSLLRRA; encoded by the coding sequence ATGAACGGTGTCGGCATTTTCGCGACGATCATCATCGGCATCCTCGCCGGCTGGATCGCGTCCCGCGCGATGGAGCGCCGGCAGGGGTTGATCCTCAATCTGATCGTCGGCCTCGTCGGCGCCTGGATCGGCGCCGCGCTCGCCGCCGCGTTCAACATCCATTTCGCAGGGTTCGTCGGCAGCCTGGTGGTCTCGACCGTCGGCGCGATCGTCCTGCTGTTCCTGCTCAGCCTCCTGCGCCGCGCGTAA
- the lipA gene encoding lipoyl synthase has product MVVVLDTRTGKDLRPRHPEKANRPETPLLRKPDWIRVRAPGSPVYRETQEIVKKNGLVTVCEEAGCPNIGECWSKKHATFMIMGDTCTRACAFCNVRTGMPEALDRAEPEKVAEAVAKLGLEHVVITSVDRDDLADGGAQHFADVIYAIRRAAPGTTIEILTPDFLRKPGALEVVVEARPDVFNHNLETVPSKYLKVRPGARYFHSLRLLQRVKELDPNMFTKSGIMVGLGEERNEILQLMDDLRVAEVDFMTIGQYLQPSRKHHPVIRFVTPDEFKSFETIAYAKGFLMVSSSPLTRSSHHAGEDFARLRAARQAQHQV; this is encoded by the coding sequence ATGGTCGTCGTGCTCGATACGCGTACCGGCAAGGATCTGCGGCCGCGCCATCCGGAAAAGGCGAACCGCCCGGAAACACCGCTGCTGCGCAAGCCGGACTGGATCCGCGTCCGCGCGCCGGGCTCGCCGGTCTATCGCGAGACGCAGGAGATCGTGAAGAAGAACGGTCTCGTGACCGTCTGCGAGGAAGCCGGCTGCCCGAACATCGGCGAATGCTGGTCGAAGAAGCACGCGACCTTCATGATCATGGGCGACACCTGCACGCGCGCCTGTGCCTTCTGCAACGTCCGCACCGGCATGCCGGAGGCGCTCGACCGCGCCGAGCCGGAGAAGGTGGCGGAGGCCGTCGCCAAGCTCGGCCTCGAGCATGTCGTCATCACCTCGGTCGATCGTGACGATCTCGCCGATGGCGGCGCGCAGCATTTCGCCGACGTGATCTACGCGATCCGCCGTGCGGCACCTGGCACCACCATCGAGATCCTGACGCCGGACTTCCTGCGCAAGCCGGGCGCTCTCGAAGTGGTCGTCGAGGCCCGCCCCGACGTCTTCAACCACAATCTCGAGACGGTGCCGTCCAAGTATCTGAAGGTGCGCCCCGGCGCCCGCTACTTCCATTCGCTCCGCCTGCTGCAGCGGGTGAAGGAGCTCGATCCCAACATGTTCACCAAGTCCGGCATCATGGTCGGCCTCGGCGAGGAGCGGAACGAGATCCTGCAGCTGATGGATGATCTGCGCGTCGCCGAGGTCGATTTCATGACCATCGGCCAGTACCTGCAGCCGAGCCGCAAGCATCACCCGGTCATCCGCTTCGTCACCCCGGACGAGTTCAAGTCGTTCGAGACGATCGCCTATGCCAAGGGCTTCCTGATGGTGTCGTCGAGCCCGCTGACGCGCTCGTCGCACCACGCCGGCGAGGATTTCGCCCGGCTGCGCGCCGCGCGTCAGGCGCAGCACCAGGTCTGA
- a CDS encoding type II toxin-antitoxin system RatA family toxin: MPSFSTEHEVGHSATEMFDLVADVEKYPQFVPLCERLVIRGRKPDGNREILIADMTVAYKIVRETFTTKVVLDREAGTIRAEYLDGPFKHLDNVWAFKPIDDARSTVSFAIDYEFRSRTLSALMGTVFDKAFRKFSDAFEKRADAIYGGIPQVST, from the coding sequence ATGCCGAGCTTCTCGACCGAACACGAGGTCGGTCATTCGGCCACGGAGATGTTCGATCTCGTCGCCGACGTGGAGAAATATCCGCAGTTCGTCCCGCTCTGCGAGCGGCTGGTGATCCGCGGCCGCAAGCCGGACGGCAACCGCGAGATCCTGATCGCCGACATGACGGTCGCCTACAAGATCGTCCGCGAGACCTTCACCACCAAGGTAGTGCTGGACCGCGAGGCGGGCACGATCCGCGCCGAATATCTCGACGGGCCGTTCAAGCATCTCGACAATGTCTGGGCGTTCAAGCCGATCGACGACGCACGCAGCACCGTGAGCTTCGCGATCGACTACGAGTTCCGCTCGCGCACGCTGTCGGCGCTGATGGGCACCGTCTTCGACAAGGCGTTCCGGAAATTCTCCGACGCCTTCGAGAAGCGGGCGGACGCCATCTATGGCGGCATCCCTCAGGTCAGCACGTAG
- a CDS encoding bestrophin family protein — protein MIVRKRPNWFGMILVWRGSVLPIILPQLLLTAAFATIVTLLHGRLFSFKVTLTFVPFSLIGIAIAIFLGFRNSASYDRFWEARKQWGALLIHARSLARQALTLQDDPAAARAIIYATIAFTHALRHQLRRSDPLPDLKKFLPADFVDGPLAAAQFRPAVILLHIGGLIANLRRAGEIDPILVTAMERHLDALSDVLGACERLAGTPLPFTYSVILHRTIYLYCFLLPFGLVDSIGVLTPLIVAFLAYTFYALEALSDQLEEPFGTAANDLALDGMSTMIETTLREMLGEAELPEPVKPVNYVLT, from the coding sequence ATGATCGTCCGCAAGCGGCCGAACTGGTTCGGCATGATCCTCGTCTGGCGCGGCTCGGTGCTGCCGATCATCCTGCCGCAGCTCCTGCTCACCGCCGCCTTCGCGACGATCGTCACCCTGCTGCACGGCCGGCTCTTCTCGTTCAAGGTGACGCTGACCTTCGTGCCGTTCTCGCTGATCGGCATCGCGATCGCGATCTTTCTCGGCTTCCGCAACAGCGCCAGCTACGACCGCTTCTGGGAGGCGCGCAAGCAATGGGGCGCGCTGCTGATCCATGCCCGTTCGCTGGCACGGCAGGCGCTGACGCTGCAGGACGATCCGGCGGCGGCGCGCGCGATCATCTATGCGACCATCGCCTTCACGCATGCGCTGCGCCACCAGCTGCGCCGCAGTGATCCCCTGCCCGATCTCAAGAAATTCCTGCCGGCCGACTTCGTCGACGGACCGCTCGCGGCCGCGCAGTTCCGTCCGGCGGTGATCCTGCTCCATATCGGCGGCCTGATCGCCAACCTGCGCCGAGCCGGCGAGATCGACCCGATCCTGGTGACGGCGATGGAGCGGCATCTCGATGCGCTCTCGGACGTGCTGGGCGCCTGCGAGCGGCTGGCGGGCACGCCGCTGCCCTTCACCTATTCGGTGATCCTGCACCGGACGATCTATCTTTACTGCTTCCTGCTGCCGTTCGGGCTGGTCGATTCGATCGGCGTGCTGACGCCGCTGATCGTCGCCTTCCTCGCCTACACCTTCTATGCGCTGGAAGCGCTGAGCGACCAGCTGGAAGAGCCGTTCGGCACGGCGGCGAACGACCTCGCGCTCGACGGCATGTCGACGATGATCGAGACGACGCTGCGGGAAATGCTGGGCGAAGCGGAGCTGCCCGAGCCGGTCAAGCCGGTGAACTACGTGCTGACCTGA
- a CDS encoding CinA family protein — protein sequence MTDLTPLEGQARALIELCIARGLKIATAESCTGGLIAGVLTEISGSSAVVDRGFVTYSNEAKTEMIGVSAELIQRVGAVSQEVALAMAAGALAKSGADLAVAVTGIAGPTGGSPDKPVGLVHFGVMRRGSSAQHAVHVFADRDRSGVRFATVAEALKLLAEAAEG from the coding sequence ATGACCGACCTGACGCCGCTGGAAGGCCAGGCGCGGGCCCTGATCGAGCTCTGCATCGCGCGCGGCCTGAAGATCGCGACGGCCGAATCCTGCACCGGCGGCCTGATCGCCGGCGTGCTGACGGAGATTTCGGGCTCCTCCGCCGTCGTCGACCGCGGCTTCGTCACCTATTCCAATGAAGCCAAGACCGAGATGATCGGCGTGTCAGCGGAGCTGATCCAGCGGGTCGGCGCCGTCAGCCAGGAAGTCGCGCTCGCCATGGCGGCCGGAGCCCTGGCGAAATCAGGCGCGGATCTCGCCGTCGCCGTTACCGGCATTGCCGGTCCCACGGGGGGATCGCCGGACAAGCCGGTCGGGCTCGTGCATTTCGGCGTCATGCGCCGGGGATCTTCCGCGCAGCATGCGGTTCACGTCTTCGCCGATCGCGACCGCTCCGGCGTCCGCTTCGCGACGGTGGCCGAGGCGCTGAAACTGCTTGCCGAGGCGGCGGAAGGCTAG